One part of the Sphingobium yanoikuyae genome encodes these proteins:
- a CDS encoding conjugal transfer protein TraF, whose translation MKRLALSLAAIAMVSGPAAQAQQRDERRTGYWWYQAPPKPIEEPDDPDALVKPAIPPMAELATWTPPKIRKLIEEQRDYAATVLTIDAVADFWRLQDFARRKARAFAGVTQIAMLQHPELNAKSANPMVGDARDQLSAQKDQVRRQYLRSRANEFALVMFSRSTCGYCRVQWPIVQRFQEEMGWQVSLQDIDRKPELAQRFGVEVTPTTMIIRRNSQQRMVIASGVEAYPNLIQMAYQAVRLLAGDIRPEQFMTGAGEEDGFFDALANGPVSATDPRALGGDLVDVRAEPRP comes from the coding sequence GTGAAGCGGCTCGCGCTCAGCCTCGCCGCGATCGCCATGGTCTCGGGTCCCGCCGCGCAAGCGCAGCAGCGCGACGAGCGCCGCACCGGCTATTGGTGGTATCAGGCGCCGCCCAAACCGATCGAGGAGCCCGACGATCCCGACGCGCTGGTCAAGCCGGCCATCCCCCCGATGGCGGAGCTGGCGACATGGACGCCGCCGAAGATTCGAAAGCTGATCGAGGAGCAGCGCGATTATGCCGCGACGGTGCTCACCATCGATGCGGTCGCCGACTTCTGGCGGTTGCAGGACTTCGCCCGGCGTAAGGCCCGCGCCTTTGCCGGTGTCACCCAGATCGCCATGCTCCAGCATCCAGAACTCAACGCCAAGTCAGCCAATCCCATGGTCGGCGATGCACGCGACCAACTATCGGCGCAAAAGGACCAGGTCCGTCGCCAATATCTGCGCTCCCGCGCCAACGAGTTCGCGCTCGTCATGTTCTCGCGCTCGACCTGCGGATATTGCCGAGTCCAATGGCCGATTGTCCAGCGTTTCCAGGAGGAGATGGGCTGGCAGGTATCCTTGCAGGATATCGATCGCAAGCCCGAGCTGGCGCAGCGGTTCGGGGTCGAGGTGACGCCAACCACGATGATCATTCGCCGGAACAGCCAGCAGCGCATGGTGATCGCCAGCGGAGTCGAGGCGTACCCGAACCTCATCCAGATGGCCTATCAGGCGGTGCGGCTGCTCGCCGGAGACATCCGCCCCGAGCAGTTCATGACCGGCGCTGGCGAGGAAGACGGATTCTTTGACGCCCTCGCCAATGGGCCGGTCTCGGCTACCGATCCCCGTGCATTGGGCGGCGACCTGGTTGATGTTCGTGCGGAGCCGCGGCCGTGA
- a CDS encoding S26 family signal peptidase: protein MLRLAYRAAKAGWAELKILPLKAAVALGSSGLGQPPRPEQLWKAFGIVLPIGLLTFWALPQVTIVMSPSVEAYLIRKAAGPIARGDLVSFTLSHPLAGPKPVTVTKYALCLPGDRISLIEKPSMTPGKWDGWYYCNERLLGVSKPYGHNGQELDHWQPDNGQILPGTIFVGSSHVSGFDSRYYGPVEIDRLRRMEKLL from the coding sequence ATGCTCAGGCTCGCCTACAGGGCCGCTAAAGCCGGATGGGCCGAGCTCAAGATACTACCGCTCAAGGCAGCGGTAGCGCTTGGCAGTTCGGGACTTGGCCAGCCACCGCGCCCGGAACAGCTTTGGAAGGCCTTTGGCATCGTCCTGCCCATCGGGCTTTTGACGTTCTGGGCGTTGCCCCAGGTGACGATCGTCATGAGTCCTTCGGTTGAGGCTTATCTGATCCGCAAAGCGGCGGGGCCGATCGCGCGCGGCGATCTCGTCTCGTTCACCCTGTCGCACCCGCTCGCCGGTCCCAAGCCGGTCACGGTCACCAAATATGCGCTCTGCCTGCCCGGGGACCGGATCTCGCTGATCGAGAAGCCCTCGATGACGCCCGGTAAATGGGATGGCTGGTATTATTGCAACGAGCGCCTGCTGGGCGTGAGCAAGCCCTATGGTCACAATGGGCAGGAATTGGATCACTGGCAGCCCGACAATGGGCAAATCCTGCCCGGCACCATCTTCGTCGGCTCCTCGCATGTCAGCGGGTTCGACAGCCGCTATTATGGCCCGGTCGAGATCGATCGCCTGCGCCGGATGGAGAAGCTGCTGTGA
- a CDS encoding type-F conjugative transfer system pilin assembly protein TrbC, which produces MPICGLSKTSARRLAAVIAMLASASALAQDSPRPDNARDRAAAEGDAAFDRLERAAAARKKQAEASGPSSLPTPTEEMRRRAFDGLRGRVQDTEMDARARTALDQGKDAMATEREAMARRLGQALGLEAPDMDAVAGVTKPVSAQGWVPVLFVSSSMPVTTLRTYVAQLEKARGILAFRGMPGGLTRVAPMAKLSAEILRLDPGCEGPACTMRNVQLIVDPLIFRQHGVARVPALAMVPGDPALPYCEREEDSPRAAHIVYGDAALSGLLEEYARLGGKKEVRDAQARLQGR; this is translated from the coding sequence ATGCCTATATGCGGGTTATCGAAAACTAGCGCGCGCCGTCTGGCCGCCGTCATCGCGATGCTGGCCTCCGCGTCCGCTTTGGCGCAGGACAGTCCGCGCCCGGACAACGCACGCGATCGCGCTGCCGCCGAAGGCGATGCTGCGTTCGACAGGCTCGAACGCGCCGCGGCTGCGCGGAAGAAGCAAGCAGAGGCCAGCGGGCCGTCGTCACTGCCCACGCCAACCGAAGAGATGCGCCGCCGCGCGTTCGACGGTCTACGCGGTCGTGTTCAAGACACAGAGATGGACGCACGCGCTCGCACCGCGCTCGACCAGGGCAAGGACGCGATGGCAACCGAGCGCGAAGCGATGGCGCGGCGGCTCGGCCAGGCGCTCGGGCTGGAGGCGCCCGACATGGACGCCGTCGCCGGGGTGACGAAGCCGGTATCGGCGCAAGGCTGGGTGCCGGTGCTGTTCGTTTCGTCCTCGATGCCGGTGACGACGCTGCGCACCTATGTCGCGCAGCTTGAGAAGGCCCGCGGCATCCTCGCCTTCCGGGGCATGCCGGGTGGTCTCACCAGGGTCGCGCCGATGGCGAAGCTGTCGGCCGAGATCCTGCGGCTCGATCCCGGCTGCGAAGGCCCGGCCTGCACGATGCGCAACGTACAACTCATCGTCGATCCGCTGATCTTCCGCCAGCATGGGGTCGCCCGCGTGCCCGCGCTCGCGATGGTGCCGGGCGATCCGGCGCTCCCCTATTGCGAGCGGGAGGAGGACAGCCCGCGTGCCGCGCACATCGTCTATGGCGACGCGGCGCTTTCCGGATTGCTCGAAGAATATGCCCGCCTCGGCGGCAAAAAGGAGGTGCGCGATGCTCAGGCTCGCCTACAGGGCCGCTAA
- the traN gene encoding conjugal transfer protein TraN, which produces MRRTFFPLIAGLFAALTMVMPAAPAWAQTTQICAADLNGNGDADDTGETAACEITSLGQYQCPLQKVSCVQQQDGAYSCPLGEQFACLPQDGGPACSPNQCADLTITPIEDEPVPDDPGVPADGAVDADGACLGNIEIFSGRAARCRPAGLRTTFSNCCKDKGKIVKDGMGGSISSIGTKIAVAKGVFTGMKAAFTAFKAGATAGQAASAGANAIIVGIDPTSIAISLAINFMMDFLLSGCDQQDMEVGMLRGSGMCHEVGSYCSSKILGICVQKARGHCCFNTKLGRIIQEQGRPQLKSFNGLGWGTPKQPYCRGFTPEEFQALDFSKMDLSEYYSEIEARAQADIQIDMKDKIDAYMRVIEN; this is translated from the coding sequence ATGCGCCGAACCTTTTTCCCCTTGATAGCCGGGCTCTTTGCGGCCCTCACCATGGTCATGCCCGCCGCGCCCGCGTGGGCGCAGACCACGCAGATTTGCGCGGCCGACCTCAACGGCAATGGCGATGCCGACGATACCGGCGAGACGGCGGCCTGCGAGATCACCTCGCTCGGGCAATATCAATGCCCCCTGCAGAAGGTCTCCTGCGTCCAGCAACAGGACGGTGCCTATAGCTGTCCGCTGGGCGAGCAGTTCGCCTGCCTGCCGCAGGATGGTGGTCCTGCCTGTTCGCCCAACCAATGCGCCGATCTCACCATCACCCCGATCGAGGATGAGCCTGTGCCCGACGATCCGGGGGTTCCGGCCGATGGCGCGGTCGATGCCGATGGCGCCTGCCTTGGCAATATCGAGATCTTCTCCGGACGCGCAGCACGCTGCCGCCCGGCAGGGCTTCGCACCACCTTCTCCAATTGCTGCAAGGACAAGGGCAAGATCGTCAAGGACGGGATGGGCGGCTCGATCTCGTCGATCGGCACCAAGATCGCCGTCGCCAAGGGCGTGTTCACCGGCATGAAGGCGGCGTTCACGGCGTTCAAAGCGGGCGCGACCGCCGGTCAGGCCGCGAGCGCCGGCGCCAACGCCATCATCGTCGGCATCGATCCGACTTCGATCGCGATCAGCCTCGCGATCAACTTCATGATGGATTTCCTGCTCTCCGGTTGTGACCAACAGGACATGGAAGTCGGCATGCTTCGGGGTTCGGGGATGTGCCACGAGGTCGGCAGCTATTGCAGCTCGAAGATCCTCGGCATCTGCGTCCAGAAGGCGCGCGGACATTGCTGCTTCAACACCAAGCTCGGCCGCATCATCCAGGAACAGGGCCGCCCGCAGCTCAAGAGCTTCAACGGGCTTGGCTGGGGCACGCCCAAGCAGCCCTATTGCCGTGGGTTCACACCGGAGGAGTTCCAGGCGCTGGATTTCTCCAAAATGGACCTTTCCGAATATTATTCCGAGATCGAGGCCCGCGCTCAGGCCGACATCCAGATCGACATGAAGGACAAGATCGATGCCTATATGCGGGTTATCGAAAACTAG